In one window of Candidatus Deferrimicrobiaceae bacterium DNA:
- the fdxB gene encoding ferredoxin III, nif-specific produces MAYITGLTKDKKEWTPQFIKNIDEELCIGCGRCFKVCAHDVLGFEEVDEDDSAKMFMKVENGGNCIGCQACGRTCSKKAFTFEPVVA; encoded by the coding sequence ATGGCTTACATCACGGGACTGACCAAGGACAAGAAAGAGTGGACGCCTCAATTCATCAAGAATATCGACGAGGAGCTGTGCATCGGCTGTGGCCGCTGCTTCAAGGTATGCGCGCATGACGTGCTCGGTTTCGAGGAAGTCGACGAAGACGACTCCGCGAAGATGTTCATGAAGGTCGAGAACGGCGGCAACTGCATCGGCTGCCAGGCGTGCGGCCGCACCTGCTCCAAGAAGGCGTTCACGTTCGAACCCGTCGTCGCATAG